One genomic segment of Rhizobium viscosum includes these proteins:
- a CDS encoding adenylate/guanylate cyclase domain-containing protein, with product MTDQSLHRRLAAIVVADVVGYSRLMEADEVATLESLRELRSGTIEPAVMRHKGRIFKVMGDGFLIEFGSAVDAVEAALEMQRATAAVEASGDRRLLLRIGVNLGDVIDEGSDVLGDGVNVAARLERLAAPGGICISGGVHGEILGKIDDRFFDAGERYLKNLTRPVHVWHWPDALQSILPLPDCPSIAVLPFTNMSGDEADAPFVDGLTEDLITDLSRTAGLFVIARNSVYGYRGKPVNVKLVAQELGVRYVLEGSARRATGRVRINAQLVDALDGGHLWAERFDRTVEDVFELQDEVNAKIVEALVGRLTISPQRNRPKNFEAYDLCVRARLLTEESPQTEREAYMLLQRALKLEPSYAEALGLLAYNRWLAWTHFGEPEDPNREMATTSAQKAVELDPNDAGCRYVLGTILAYERRWEESEAAFAKALELDPNHADTWAAMSDISVLDGRVDDGLAQIDRALRLNPRPACWYLCHLGQAQYAARDYEAAAATLRREDTYRTNSRKFLAATLAQLGQHDEALREAELFLIAHPHFTIGHWLSSQPLRDASVRDHFVDGFRKAGLPEM from the coding sequence ATGACGGATCAATCTCTTCATCGTCGCCTTGCCGCCATCGTCGTTGCCGATGTGGTGGGATATTCACGCCTGATGGAGGCAGATGAAGTCGCAACGCTGGAGAGCCTCAGGGAACTCCGTTCCGGCACCATCGAGCCGGCTGTGATGCGCCACAAAGGTCGCATCTTCAAGGTCATGGGCGACGGCTTCCTGATCGAATTCGGCAGCGCGGTGGACGCGGTCGAAGCAGCGTTGGAAATGCAACGGGCTACTGCTGCTGTCGAGGCTTCCGGAGACCGGCGCCTGCTTTTGCGTATAGGCGTCAATCTCGGAGATGTCATTGACGAGGGGTCAGACGTCCTCGGCGACGGGGTCAATGTCGCGGCGCGCCTCGAGAGACTGGCCGCGCCGGGAGGCATCTGCATTTCAGGCGGCGTTCACGGCGAGATCCTCGGCAAGATCGACGACCGCTTCTTCGATGCAGGCGAACGCTACCTGAAGAACCTGACCCGCCCGGTCCACGTGTGGCATTGGCCGGATGCGCTGCAGAGCATATTGCCCCTGCCCGACTGTCCCTCGATCGCCGTATTGCCGTTCACGAACATGAGTGGGGATGAAGCGGATGCGCCTTTCGTCGACGGCCTGACTGAAGACCTGATCACCGACCTTTCCCGTACGGCTGGCCTGTTCGTCATCGCGCGCAATTCCGTCTACGGCTACAGGGGCAAGCCGGTCAACGTGAAGCTGGTCGCCCAGGAACTCGGCGTCCGCTACGTCCTGGAGGGGAGCGCCAGACGCGCAACGGGCCGTGTCCGCATCAACGCCCAACTGGTCGACGCGCTTGACGGCGGGCACTTGTGGGCCGAGAGATTCGACCGGACGGTGGAAGATGTTTTCGAACTGCAGGATGAAGTCAACGCCAAGATCGTCGAAGCCCTCGTCGGCCGGCTGACCATCTCGCCGCAGCGCAATCGGCCGAAGAACTTTGAGGCCTACGACCTGTGTGTGCGCGCCCGCCTCCTGACGGAAGAATCGCCGCAAACCGAGCGTGAGGCCTATATGCTGCTCCAGCGCGCGCTCAAGCTCGAGCCATCATATGCCGAGGCACTCGGTCTGCTCGCCTATAACCGCTGGCTGGCCTGGACTCATTTCGGCGAGCCCGAAGATCCCAACCGGGAGATGGCGACGACATCGGCGCAGAAGGCGGTCGAGCTCGATCCCAACGATGCCGGCTGCCGTTACGTTCTGGGGACCATTCTGGCTTACGAGCGGCGATGGGAGGAATCCGAGGCCGCCTTCGCCAAGGCCCTGGAGCTGGACCCCAACCACGCCGACACCTGGGCCGCCATGTCGGACATTTCCGTGCTGGACGGCAGGGTTGACGACGGCCTGGCGCAGATCGATAGAGCTCTGCGGCTCAATCCCCGTCCCGCCTGCTGGTATCTTTGTCATCTTGGGCAGGCGCAATACGCCGCGCGTGACTACGAGGCCGCAGCCGCTACCCTGCGCAGGGAAGACACGTATCGCACCAACTCACGCAAATTCCTGGCGGCCACGCTTGCGCAGTTGGGCCAGCATGACGAGGCGCTGCGAGAAGCAGAATTGTTCCTGATCGCCCACCCTCATTTCACGATCGGCCATTGGCTGAGCTCCCAGCCGCTGCGCGATGCATCCGTACGAGACCACTTTGTCGACGGCTTCCGAAAGGCTGGCCTGCCGGAGATGTGA
- a CDS encoding nucleoside kinase encodes MGIRNYLIEGGSGTGKTSVATELERRGYHVVHGDRVLAYVGDPETGQALAGPPEGADRIAWGYAHWIWPVDKVRAIAADTTHPATFFCGGSRNFHKFLDLFDKVFVLDIDVETLNRRLDGRPNEPGFEPAERALVLRYHRSREYLPVGNNIDTANTVPNVVDDILAKLT; translated from the coding sequence ATGGGCATCAGGAACTATCTAATCGAAGGCGGCTCGGGGACTGGAAAGACGTCTGTCGCTACCGAACTGGAGCGGCGGGGCTACCATGTCGTCCATGGTGACCGCGTTTTGGCCTATGTCGGCGATCCCGAGACAGGCCAGGCGCTCGCAGGACCACCCGAAGGGGCAGACCGCATCGCCTGGGGATACGCTCACTGGATCTGGCCTGTCGACAAGGTCCGAGCTATTGCTGCCGACACCACCCATCCTGCCACGTTCTTTTGTGGCGGTTCGCGCAACTTCCACAAATTCCTGGACCTGTTCGATAAGGTTTTCGTGCTCGACATCGACGTCGAGACGTTGAACCGACGACTGGATGGGCGGCCGAATGAGCCGGGCTTCGAGCCGGCCGAGCGAGCCCTGGTACTCCGCTACCATCGTAGCCGCGAATATCTTCCTGTCGGCAATAATATCGATACGGCGAATACCGTCCCAAATGTCGTCGACGATATCCTCGCTAAACTCACCTGA
- a CDS encoding chloramphenicol phosphotransferase CPT family protein — MQPGRIIILNGTSSAGKSTLAKALRTAIGEPFCYYASDQLADAGFRADRRLAPPDERARFFDGFHRSIAAFAGAGNDLLVEHIVEETVWWSQLQTILEPFDVFWVGVHAPLAEIERRERERGNRSIGEAAYHLKTHDYCSYDIEVDTALPQEGVLSAIIEAWRNRSTAIR; from the coding sequence ATGCAACCTGGTCGAATTATCATTCTAAACGGCACTTCCAGCGCCGGGAAGTCTACGCTCGCAAAAGCGCTCCGCACCGCGATTGGAGAGCCGTTTTGCTATTATGCTTCGGATCAACTCGCCGATGCCGGCTTTCGAGCTGACAGGCGGCTTGCGCCGCCGGACGAGAGGGCGAGGTTCTTCGACGGGTTCCACCGGTCGATCGCTGCATTTGCCGGAGCAGGCAACGACCTGCTCGTCGAGCATATTGTTGAGGAAACCGTGTGGTGGAGCCAGCTGCAAACGATCCTGGAACCCTTCGATGTCTTCTGGGTCGGAGTTCATGCTCCCCTGGCCGAGATCGAAAGGCGCGAGAGAGAACGAGGCAATCGCTCCATCGGCGAAGCAGCATATCACCTGAAGACCCATGACTACTGCAGCTACGACATTGAGGTGGACACTGCCTTGCCGCAAGAGGGCGTTCTGTCCGCCATCATCGAAGCCTGGCGCAACCGTTCCACCGCAATTCGCTAG
- a CDS encoding aldo/keto reductase produces MRAGGRQGGCAPLPEDQAEIPAHRANGPAASRIIVATAPITANRPQNRNGANMTSDNLKTPTIALGTWAWGDSGETGNGYFGSPLTRAGLEEIADKAHAAGFTLWDTAIVYGMGRSETVLGEVLKRYARSDYQLSTKFNPRIAGPGDDPVGDMLEQSLTNLGTDYIDLYWIHNPADVARWTPHLIPLLKSGKVRHVGVSNHNLSEIKLADQILGEAGFRVEAVQNHYSLLYRSSEHAGILDHCRNQGISFFAYMVLEQGALTGKYSLENPLPQGSSRAKTYNGMLPQLKALTDKLTAIGQSQDAAAPDVATAWAIAKGTTPIIGVTKPRYIDGLVRASSITLTSDDIAELEALADAANVNTRGFWEQEM; encoded by the coding sequence ATGCGTGCGGGAGGGCGGCAAGGCGGCTGCGCGCCGCTTCCGGAGGATCAGGCAGAAATCCCGGCGCATCGGGCTAACGGCCCGGCGGCGTCGCGCATCATAGTGGCGACGGCGCCGATCACGGCAAACCGGCCGCAGAACAGGAATGGAGCAAACATGACATCGGATAATCTAAAGACCCCCACCATCGCACTGGGAACCTGGGCGTGGGGCGACAGCGGCGAAACCGGCAACGGCTATTTCGGCAGCCCCCTCACCCGGGCTGGCCTGGAAGAGATCGCCGACAAGGCGCATGCAGCCGGGTTCACCCTGTGGGACACCGCCATTGTCTACGGCATGGGCCGTTCGGAGACCGTACTCGGCGAGGTTCTCAAGCGTTACGCCCGCAGCGACTACCAGCTCTCCACGAAGTTCAACCCGCGGATCGCGGGACCCGGCGACGATCCGGTGGGCGACATGCTGGAGCAGAGCCTGACCAACCTCGGCACCGACTACATCGACCTCTACTGGATACACAATCCCGCCGATGTGGCGCGGTGGACGCCGCACCTGATCCCGTTGCTGAAGAGCGGCAAAGTCAGACATGTCGGCGTCTCGAACCACAACCTGAGCGAAATCAAGCTCGCCGACCAGATCCTGGGCGAAGCCGGGTTCCGGGTCGAAGCCGTCCAGAACCACTACAGCCTCCTTTACCGCAGCTCCGAGCACGCCGGCATCCTGGACCACTGCCGCAACCAGGGCATCTCCTTCTTCGCCTATATGGTGCTCGAACAGGGCGCCTTGACCGGCAAGTACAGCCTGGAGAATCCGCTGCCGCAAGGCAGCAGCCGGGCGAAGACTTACAATGGCATGCTGCCCCAGCTGAAGGCCCTGACGGACAAGCTCACCGCGATCGGCCAAAGCCAGGATGCAGCAGCGCCCGATGTCGCGACAGCCTGGGCCATCGCCAAGGGCACAACGCCGATCATCGGCGTCACCAAGCCCCGCTATATCGACGGTCTGGTCCGCGCAAGCAGCATCACGCTCACCAGCGACGACATCGCGGAGCTGGAAGCCCTTGCCGACGCCGCTAACGTGAACACCCGCGGCTTCTGGGAACAGGAGATGTAA
- a CDS encoding AraC family transcriptional regulator, whose product MEKLTEIAAIIARHVSKDGFQATPIERVTLVRSSTVTMPMPNVYRPQLCLVVQGRKEVTLGDCVFRYAPGRYGVVTYDLPATGHVVEATPDRPYLCLYLDFDPVMLGDLASRVPPPPGAASVPIGKTVSDAGAGLLDAAQRLVRLLDDPAALPVLGPLAEQEILYHLLAGPDGARMRHITSGQGRVAQVGRAIAWIGKNFRERFSIERLAAESGMSPSSLHEHFRAVTAMTPLQFQKQLRLQDARSLMLVQDMDVTTAAFRVGYESPSQFSREYRRHFGESPARDIARLRASPRLAVVA is encoded by the coding sequence ATGGAAAAGCTGACCGAAATCGCTGCTATCATTGCCCGGCACGTGTCGAAGGATGGCTTCCAGGCCACCCCTATCGAGCGTGTGACACTTGTTCGATCCTCCACGGTGACGATGCCGATGCCGAATGTCTACCGGCCGCAACTGTGCCTCGTCGTGCAGGGGCGCAAGGAGGTCACGTTGGGCGACTGCGTGTTCAGATATGCGCCGGGGCGTTATGGCGTCGTGACCTACGACCTGCCGGCGACAGGCCATGTGGTCGAGGCGACGCCCGACAGGCCCTATCTCTGCCTGTATCTCGATTTCGATCCGGTCATGCTGGGGGACCTGGCGTCGCGCGTGCCGCCGCCGCCAGGAGCGGCATCTGTGCCCATAGGCAAGACGGTGTCCGATGCCGGCGCCGGCCTGCTCGACGCAGCACAGCGCCTGGTGCGCCTGCTCGACGATCCGGCAGCGCTGCCCGTGCTCGGGCCGCTTGCCGAGCAGGAGATCCTCTATCATCTGCTCGCCGGCCCCGATGGCGCCAGGATGCGCCACATCACCTCCGGCCAGGGTCGTGTGGCGCAGGTCGGCCGCGCCATCGCCTGGATCGGCAAGAATTTCCGGGAAAGGTTCAGCATCGAGCGGCTTGCCGCGGAATCAGGCATGAGTCCGTCGAGCCTGCACGAGCATTTTCGCGCCGTGACGGCGATGACACCGCTGCAATTCCAGAAGCAACTCAGGCTGCAGGACGCGCGCAGCCTGATGCTGGTGCAGGACATGGACGTCACGACTGCCGCCTTCCGCGTGGGCTACGAAAGCCCGTCGCAGTTCAGTCGCGAATATCGCCGCCACTTCGGGGAATCGCCGGCGCGCGACATAGCCCGCTTGCGCGCATCGCCGAGACTGGCAGTGGTGGCTTGA
- a CDS encoding glutathione S-transferase family protein — MITVFGEGRGFRVVWLLEEMVLPYRLRPVDLLAGVENDPEFLAINPAGFIPAIKDGEVIMVESIAIMEYVMARYGPTPLAPQPRDPVFPLYQQFLHLGEAGLATSMYFVGGARHIAPEGERNNWSARQAMSVFESRLGLVTRQLERTPYVAGEAFTAADISVTYALLQARRNGGVIYGAVEDAYIARVTGRDGYKRAMDTCQDTKAWAAARGG, encoded by the coding sequence ATGATCACCGTGTTCGGCGAGGGACGAGGCTTCCGGGTCGTCTGGCTCCTGGAAGAGATGGTGCTGCCTTATCGGCTGCGGCCCGTGGACCTGCTTGCCGGCGTCGAGAACGATCCGGAGTTTCTGGCCATCAATCCCGCCGGCTTCATCCCGGCGATCAAGGATGGCGAGGTCATCATGGTCGAGTCGATCGCGATCATGGAATATGTGATGGCGCGCTATGGCCCGACACCGCTTGCGCCTCAGCCGCGCGACCCTGTCTTCCCCCTATACCAGCAGTTCCTTCACCTCGGCGAGGCCGGACTTGCGACCTCTATGTATTTCGTCGGCGGCGCGCGCCATATCGCGCCCGAAGGCGAGCGGAACAACTGGAGTGCCCGCCAGGCGATGAGCGTGTTCGAATCCCGGCTGGGACTGGTGACGCGGCAGCTTGAGCGGACACCCTATGTTGCCGGCGAGGCGTTCACGGCCGCCGACATTTCGGTGACCTATGCCCTGCTGCAGGCCAGGAGAAACGGAGGCGTCATCTACGGTGCGGTCGAGGATGCTTATATCGCGCGCGTCACGGGCCGGGACGGTTACAAACGCGCCATGGACACATGCCAGGATACCAAAGCCTGGGCGGCCGCAAGGGGTGGTTGA
- a CDS encoding DoxX family protein has translation MVHSLSLWFLAAAFLGAGIVNAIGAAGARNEFAKWGYPRWWGIVTGGLEIAAAALLALPATRIWGAVLAATIIAAAILTVLRHRDYQHLPPLSVFVSLIAVWAISS, from the coding sequence ATGGTTCATAGCCTCTCACTCTGGTTCCTGGCCGCCGCATTCCTGGGTGCCGGAATCGTCAATGCGATCGGCGCGGCGGGGGCACGAAACGAGTTCGCCAAGTGGGGCTATCCGCGCTGGTGGGGTATTGTAACCGGCGGCCTCGAGATAGCGGCCGCCGCCCTGCTCGCGCTTCCCGCCACCCGCATATGGGGCGCAGTGCTTGCAGCCACCATCATCGCCGCCGCGATCCTGACGGTCCTGCGCCACCGCGACTATCAGCATCTTCCGCCGCTGAGTGTGTTCGTCAGCCTGATTGCTGTTTGGGCGATTTCATCCTGA
- a CDS encoding TetR/AcrR family transcriptional regulator → MGIAERKSRERADREERIVAAARVIAEKEGWDAVTIRRLAKEIEYSQPVLYSHFENRDAIVAAVAVEGFVELGAALRAAAGEGNGARDTLMDIAMAYCAFAQSRPSLYEAMFILPTQLRFAQADTRPELRAGFEALAAAVSPFCADTEIVTETFWAALHGLVELERSGRIRPGMRDQRIALVVGAIVEAGGSPQGRCSHYPVA, encoded by the coding sequence ATGGGTATCGCAGAGCGAAAAAGCCGGGAGCGCGCCGATCGCGAAGAGCGGATTGTCGCGGCAGCCCGTGTCATCGCCGAGAAGGAAGGATGGGATGCGGTCACGATCCGCCGTCTCGCCAAGGAGATCGAATACAGCCAGCCGGTGCTCTATTCCCATTTCGAAAACAGGGATGCCATCGTGGCGGCAGTCGCAGTCGAGGGCTTCGTGGAGCTCGGGGCCGCGCTTCGGGCAGCAGCAGGCGAGGGGAATGGGGCGCGCGATACCCTCATGGATATCGCCATGGCCTATTGTGCCTTCGCGCAAAGCCGCCCTTCGCTCTACGAGGCCATGTTCATCCTGCCGACCCAATTGCGGTTTGCGCAGGCTGACACGAGACCGGAACTTCGGGCCGGTTTCGAGGCGCTGGCGGCTGCAGTGTCTCCCTTCTGCGCCGATACGGAGATCGTGACCGAGACTTTCTGGGCTGCCCTTCACGGGCTTGTCGAGCTCGAACGTTCCGGCCGTATCAGGCCCGGCATGCGTGACCAGCGCATCGCGCTCGTCGTTGGCGCGATCGTGGAGGCGGGGGGCAGCCCGCAGGGCCGTTGCTCGCATTATCCGGTCGCGTAA